From one Dehalococcoidia bacterium genomic stretch:
- a CDS encoding sensor histidine kinase, with amino-acid sequence MVAILLMAAVYRNLPVAAIIALSLGLGAANIMAWYFSRRLDTMNGQTVLGRSIFAVDGLASWGLMLLFIREPSAIIYAIFALVVIEGAVRFSLIGSLLTGAFFILGLSAAWIYRVSFLDMSFDLAAYVFWVGLITLISIMVGMVVRESRKQRAYAEALSTEKTLLLERRRISNELHDTVLKSLQGLALEAHALSRVSERKDTHPVEERARYIEEVCNSMSQEIRGVVFELRDENGNVHEGIKPQIEGIVGSWRKKSGIAAELVFSGEVPELPLKRAHDLRRMVEEALANIQRHSGASRVKVSLVSTDELLKLEICDNGHGFTCTTEDLYSFVRMGRLGLVSMKERVELAGGSFLINSDGRGTVISVVIPLDKAQKKPAGGQ; translated from the coding sequence TATTTTTCGCGCCGGCTGGATACGATGAATGGACAGACAGTACTCGGCCGGAGTATTTTCGCTGTAGACGGGCTGGCATCGTGGGGGTTGATGCTACTGTTCATCAGGGAACCCTCGGCTATAATTTACGCTATCTTCGCGCTTGTCGTCATTGAGGGAGCAGTGCGCTTCAGCCTCATTGGAAGCCTGTTGACCGGCGCGTTTTTTATCCTGGGTCTGTCCGCGGCGTGGATATACAGAGTGAGCTTTCTGGATATGAGTTTTGACCTGGCGGCCTATGTTTTCTGGGTAGGTCTGATAACTCTAATCTCTATAATGGTGGGCATGGTGGTCAGGGAGTCGCGTAAACAGCGGGCCTATGCCGAAGCGCTGTCCACCGAAAAGACGCTGCTGCTGGAACGCCGTCGCATTTCCAACGAACTGCACGACACAGTCCTTAAAAGCCTGCAGGGACTGGCGCTCGAGGCGCATGCGCTGAGCAGGGTTTCCGAGCGCAAAGACACGCACCCGGTCGAGGAACGGGCGCGTTACATAGAAGAAGTGTGCAACAGCATGAGCCAGGAAATCAGGGGAGTAGTTTTCGAGTTGCGCGATGAAAATGGAAACGTCCACGAGGGAATAAAACCACAGATTGAGGGGATTGTCGGAAGCTGGCGAAAGAAATCGGGTATCGCAGCCGAGCTTGTATTCTCGGGAGAGGTACCGGAATTACCTTTAAAACGGGCACATGACCTGCGCCGGATGGTAGAGGAGGCGCTGGCCAATATTCAAAGACATTCAGGTGCCTCGCGAGTGAAAGTTTCGCTCGTATCGACAGACGAGTTACTAAAACTGGAAATCTGTGATAACGGACACGGTTTTACCTGCACGACGGAAGATCTTTATTCTTTTGTACGGATGGGCCGGCTGGGGCTGGTTTCGATGAAAGAACGCGTTGAACTGGCGGGAGGGTCTTTTCTGATAAACAGCGACGGCAGGGGAACCGTAATCTCGGTCGTCATCCCGCTGGATAAAGCACAGAAGAAACCGGCGGGCGGACAATGA
- a CDS encoding DNA-binding response regulator, translated as MSSIKVFIVDDNFVARRGLRSVLEAEDGIAVVGEASSGSEALKRLHECPADVVLMDIRMSDIDGIEATSMLLREKPDARILMATVIDDPAVHMNAMLAGARGYLVYGHFAPESLTDAIRAVASGQLVNIPSIPEEARIHRFESERGVLTQREDEILRLIAAGKDNREIAASLDIEEKTVKNHINSIYSKISVRSRREAIYYMLDSMFKEAL; from the coding sequence ATGAGCAGCATAAAGGTATTCATCGTGGATGACAACTTCGTCGCCAGGCGCGGCCTGCGCAGCGTTCTGGAGGCGGAAGACGGTATCGCCGTCGTGGGAGAAGCATCGAGCGGCTCGGAGGCGCTAAAACGGCTGCACGAGTGCCCGGCTGATGTCGTCTTGATGGATATCCGCATGTCAGATATCGATGGCATCGAAGCGACTTCAATGCTTCTTCGCGAGAAACCTGACGCCCGTATACTCATGGCGACAGTGATTGATGATCCAGCGGTGCATATGAATGCCATGCTCGCCGGCGCTAGGGGGTACCTGGTTTACGGGCATTTCGCGCCGGAGTCATTGACTGACGCCATTAGGGCGGTGGCCTCAGGGCAGCTCGTTAATATTCCTTCCATCCCGGAAGAAGCGAGAATCCATAGGTTTGAAAGTGAACGGGGCGTTTTAACCCAGCGCGAGGACGAGATACTGAGGCTTATTGCCGCAGGCAAAGACAACCGCGAGATAGCGGCGTCGCTTGATATCGAAGAAAAGACGGTGAAGAATCACATCAACAGCATCTATTCCAAAATCAGTGTGCGCAGCCGCCGGGAAGCCATCTATTACATGCTGGATTCCATGTTTAAGGAAGCTCTTTAG